In the genome of Streptomyces aquilus, the window TGTCCGCGATGCCGGACCTGCGGGTCCGTGAGCTCGTGGTCGTCGCACCGCTGATCGTCCTGCTGATCTTCCTCGGGGTCTATCCGAAGCCGGTCACGGACATCGTCAACCCGGCGGTCAAGTCGACCTTGTCCGACGTACAGAAGAAGGACCCCCAGCCCGAGGTGGAGGCGGCCAAGTGAGCGCAACAGCCGTCCACAGCCTGTGGACAACCGCGGCCGATCCGATCTCGAAGATCGACGCGCCGAAGATCGAATACGGACAATTGTCGCCCACGCTGATCGTCGTCGGTGCGGCGATCGTCGGGGTGCTCGTCGAGGCGTTCGTCCCGCGCAAGCAGCGGTACTACGTCCAGGTGTTCCTGTCCGCCGTGGCACTGGCCGCCGCCTTCGCCGCGGTCGTCGCCCTCGCGGCCGACGGGTACGCCACGACGAAGGCCGGGATCGCGGCGATGGGCGCCATCGCCGTCGACGGACCGGCGCTCTTCCTTCAGGGCACCATCCTGCTGGCGGGCCTGGTCGGCCTGTTCACGTTCGCCGAACGCCGGCTCGATCCCGAGGCGCACGGCAACCGGGTCGACTCCTTCGCCGCCCAGGCCGCCTCGGTGCCGGGCAGCGACAGCGAGAAGGCGGCCGTGAAGGCCGGGTTCACCACCACCGAGGTGTTCCCGCTGCTGCTCTTCGCCGTCGCCGGCATGCTGATCTTCCCCGCGGCCAACGACCTGCTGACGCTGTTCGTGGCCCTGGAGGTCTTCTCCCTGCCGCTGTACCTGATGTGCGCGCTGGCCCGCCGCAAGCGGCTCATGTCGCAGGAGGCCGCGGTCAAGTACTTCCTGCTCGGCGCCTTCGCCTCCGCGTTCACCCTGTTCGGCATCGCGCTGCTCTACGGCTACGCGGGCTCGGTGTCGTACGCCACGATCGCGCAGGTCGTCGACGGCACGGTCACGAACGTCGACCCGGCGCTCGCGGACACCATGGGCAACGACGCGCTGCTGCTGATCGGCGGCGCGATGATCGTGATGGGCCTGCTGTTCAAGGTCGGCGCGGTCCCGTTCCACATGTGGACGCCGGACGTCTACCAGGGCGCGCCGACGCCGGTGACCGGGTTCATGGCGGCGGCGACGAAGGTGGCCGCGTTCGGTGCCCTGCTGCGGTTGCTGTACGTCGTCCTGCCCGGTCTGCGCTGGGACTGGCGGCCGGTCATGTGGGGCGTCGCCATCGTCACCATGCTCGGCGGCGCGATCGTCGCGATCACGCAGACCGACATCAAGCGGCTGCTGGCGTACTCGTCGATCGCGCACGCGGGCTTCATCCTCGCGGGCGTCATCGCGACCACGCCGGACGGGGTGTCGTCCGTCCTCTTCTACCTGGCCGCGTACTCGTTCGTGACGATCGGCGCGTTCGCGGTGGTCACGCTGGTCCGCGACGCCGGCGGCGAGGCCACGCACCTGTCCAAGTGGGCGGGGCTCGGCCGCCGTTCGCCGCTGGTCGCGGCCGTGTTCGCGGTGTTCCTGCTGGCCTTCGCCGGCATTCCGCTGACCTCCGGGTTCGCCGGGAAGTTCGCCGTGTTCAAGGCGGCGGCGGAGGGCGGCGCGGCACCGCTGGTCGTGGTCGGTGTGATCTCGTCGGCGATCGCGGCGTTCTTCTACATCCGCGTCATCGTGCTGATGTTCTTCAGCGAGCCGCGGCCCGAGGGCCCGACGGTCGCCGTGCCGTCGCCGCTGACGATGACGGCGATCGGCGTCGGTGTCGCGGTCACGCTGGTGCTCGGTGTGGCGCCGCAGTACTTCCTGGACCTGGCCAACCAGGCGGGAGTGTTCGTGCGCTGACCCGCGGTCGGCTGCGAAGGGCCCCGGTCTCCCCTTGTGGGACCGGGGCCCTTTCGGGTGCGCTCAGGCCGGGCACGTCACCGTCGGGTTGAAGGCCGTGAAGAGTCCGTCGGGGTTCCTCTTGTAGATCCACGCGTGCAGCGAGTAGACCTTCAGCACCGTGTCGTGGGAGAAGGTCTGACCGAACAGCGTCGGGGCCGTGGTCACGGCCGTGTCCGGAACGATCCACTCCACCCCGACCAGCTTGCGGGTGCTGGTGGTGGATCCGCCCTCGTACAGCAGGGCCTCGGGCTTGGCGGGATCGACAGCGGGGTCGGCCAGCAGCTGCCCGTTGACGTAGTGGTAGCCCATGTGGGGCACGCACGCGTTGGTGCGCGCGTAGCCGCCCGTGGGGGCGAAGGGCTCGTACGCGTACTTGCCGGTCGCCGCGTACGTGGGGACCAGGGCGGCCCAGGCGTCGTCCGCGGGCGCGGCCTGCGCGGGCGCGGCGGTCAGGGAGAAGGCACCGGCTATCGCCGCGGCGACGGCGGCCTTGAGGGGCCGAGAGAACATGCGAGGGCTCCTTGAAGCGGAAGGGGCGCGCACCGGTCGAGGCGCGCTGTCCGGGAGGCGGGCCTCCCCTGCCCGCCTGAGCAGCATGTCCCCGGAGGCCGGAGCGCCTCCATGTGACGCGGACCATTGGAGTGAACGCGGAGCGTCACGGGACGGGCCTGTGGATAACTCCGGCGCTGTCGGTGCGGGCCCCTATCGTGGAGGCAGTGGTCGAGGGACGACGTACGGGGGACAGGACTATGGGTGGGATGGGCGGGATCAGCGAGATGCCAGGGGTGACCGAGGTGGCAGGGCCCGCCGGGGCGGCCGGGAGCGAGGCGCTGGCCGCGCTGCACCGGGTGTTCGGGTACGACGCCTTCCGGGGTGAGCAGGAAGCCGTCATCGAACATGTGGTCGCGGGCGGCGACGCCGTCGTGCTCATGCCGACCGGCGGCGGCAAGTCACTGTGCTACCAGATCCCGTCCCTGGTCAGACCCGGTACGGGCATCGTCGTCTCGCCGCTCATCGCGCTGATGCAGGACCAGGTGGACGCGCTGCGGGCGCTCGGCGTGCGCGCCGGGTTCATGAACTCCACGCAGGACTTCGACGAGCGGCGGGTGGTGGAGGCCGAGTTCCTCGCGGGCGAGCTGGACCTGCTCTATCTGGCGCCCGAGCGGCTGCGGCTGGACTCCACCCTCGACCTGCTCTCCCGCGGCAAGATCGCGGTCTTCGCGATCGACGAGGCGCACTGCGTGTCCCAGTGGGGCCACGACTTCCGCCCCGACTACCTCGCCCTGTCCCTGCTCGGCGAGCGCTGGCCCGACGTCCCGCGCATCGCGCTGACGGCCACGGCCACGCACGCGACGCACCAGGAGATCACCCAGCGGCTGAACATGCCGGCCGCCCGGCACTTCGTGGCGAGCTTCGACCGGCCCAACATCCAGTACCGGATCGTGCCCAAGGCCGACCCCAAGAAGCAGCTGCTGAGCTTCCTGCGCCAGGAGCACGAGGGCGACGCCGGCATCGTGTACTGCCTGTCGCGCAAGTCGGTGGATGCCACGGCCGAGTTCCTCGCCAAGAACGGCATCGAGGCGGTCCCGTACCACGCCGGCCTGGACGCGGGCACGCGCGCGGCGCACCAGTCCCGGTTCCTGCGGGAGGACGGCCTGGTCGTCGTCGCGACCATCGCCTTCGGCATGGGCATCGACAAGCCGGACGTCCGCTTCGTCGCCCACCTCGACCTGCCGAAGTCGGTCGAGGGCTACTACCAGGAGACCGGCCGCGCGGGACGCGACGGACTGCCCTCGACGGCCTGGATGGCCTACGGCCTCAACGACGTCATACAGCAGCGCAAGATGATCCAGTCGAGCGAGGGCGACGAGGCGTTCCGCCGCCGCGCCGCCGCCCACCTGGACTCGATGCTGGCCCTGTGCGAGACCGCGCAGTGCCGCCGCGGGCAGTTGCTGAACTACTTCGGCCAGGAGCCGGACCCGGTGGGCTGCGGCAACTGCGACACCTGCCTCACCCCACCCGAGACCTGGGACGGCACCATCGCGGCGCAGAAGGTGCTGTCGACGGTGGTGCGGCTCCAGCGGGAGCGGGGGCAGAAGTTCGGCGCGGTGCAGATCGTCGACATCCTGCTGGGCCGGCGCACCGCCAAGGTCATCCAGTTCGACCACGACCAGCTGTCCGTCTTCGGCATCGGCGAGGAGCTGACCGAGGCCGAATGGCGCGGTGTCGTACGGCAGTTGCTGGCGCAGGGGCTGCTCGCAGTGGAGGGGGAGTACGGCACGCTGACGCTGACCGAGGCCAGCGGGGCGGTGCTGCGGCGGGAGCGGGAGGTGCCGCTGCGGAAGGAACCCAAGAAGCCGACGGTGGCGAAGACGCCGGGCTCCTCGTCCTCCTCCGGAAGGGGCAAGTCGAAGCCCGCCGCGGTCGAACTGCCCGAGGCGCTGCTTCCCGCCTTCGAGGCGCTGCGGGCCTGGCGCGCCGAGCAGGCGAAGGAACAGGGCGTCCCGGCCTACGTGATCTTCCACGACGCCACGCTCCGGGAGATCGTGACGGTCTGGCCGACGTCGGTGGGGCAGCTCGGTGAGGTCGGCGGGGTCGGCGAGAAGAAGCTGGCGACGTACGGGGAAGGCGTCCTGGCCGTGCTGGCCGGGATGGGGGAGCCGACGGCGGAGGCTCAGAAGGCCGACGACGGGGCCGCGCCGGAACCGGACGACTGGCCCGAGATGGACGAGGAGCCGGAGCCCGACTGGACGTAGCCGTGGGCCCGGCACCCGTCACAGCGCCCGCGACGCGTACGCCCTGACGTCGGCGTCCGAGTCGGCCGTGGCCGTGGCCAGGGCGGCGCGGGCGGCCTCGGTGGCCCTGTGCCGGGTCAGGGCCATGACCGCCGCCTTGCGGACATCGGCGTTCGGGTCGGTGAGCGCCTTGGCCAGGGCGGGGACGGCGGTGTCGGCCTCCGCTCCGGAGAGGGCGGTCGCCGCTCCGGAGCGCACCTGCCAGGTGGCGTCGGCCAAGGCGGCGACGGCGCGCTCGGCGAGCGGTCCGGGGCAACCGGTGGTGCCCAGGGCGGCGTAGGCGGCGCCTCGTACCAGGGCGTCGGCGTCCGCCGTGAGCGTGGCGAGCGCCGGCAGGACGACGTCGAGGCGCCCTGTGGACACCGTCGCCAGGGCCTTGGCGAAGGTGACACGGACCTCGCGGGACGGGTCGGACGTCGCCGCGCGGGCCAGTTCCTCGGCGGCGTCGACCGAGACGAGGGCGCGTACGGCCTCGATGCGGACGGCGATGTCGTCGTCCGTCAGGGAGCCCGTGAACAGCGCGGTGTCGCCCAGCCGCAGGGCACGCAGGACGTCGAGGGCGGCAGCGCGCACGACCGGGTCGGGTTCGCGGAGGGCGACGGCGAGGCCCTCGCGCAGGGCGGGTTCGGGCGGGAGCGCCTCGACCAGCTCGCGCAGCGAGGCCGCGGCGGCGGCACGGACCTCGACGGCGGGGTCGCGGAGCGCGTCGGCCAGGGCGGGGCCGGTGCCCGGGGGCAGGGTCTCGGTGAGCACGGCGACGGCCTCACGTCGCACCGCGGCCGCAGGGTCGGTCAAGTAGGGCCGCAGGGCGTGGAGTTCCGGCTCCTCCTCGGCGAGGGCCACCAGCTCCAGGAGCCGGGTGGCCGAGTGCTCGGCGGCGGGTCGGGCGTCGAGCCCGGGATGGCGGTCGGAAGGGTCCGGGCCGCTGTCCTCGGCCACCGCCACCCCCGCCGCCACCGCCACCCCTGCCGCCACCGGCGCCCGGTCCCTGGACCCGGCCGTCGCCACGTCCTCCGGGTGCACCTCGCCGAGGTGTCGGGAGGGGCCGCCGGTCGGGGTGAACTCCTCGACCGGAACCAGATAGGGAGCCACGGGACGGGCCGTGAACTCCATCGCACCAGAGGGGGACTTGTGCAGATCGAGGTGGTGGAACCAGGAGGCGTCGTCGCGACGGGGGTGGTCGAGGCGGTCGTGGTAGAGGCCCCAGCGGGACTCCGTGCGGGCCAGGGACGCACGCGCGGCCATCTCCGCGCAGTCGCGGATGAAGGAGACCTCGGCGCAGCGCATCAGCTCGTGCGGGGTGCGGGCGCCCATCGCGGCGATGTCGTCCCGCATCCGCTCGAAGGACTCCAGGGCGAGCGACAGCCGGGCCCCCGACTTCGGCGGGGCCACGTAGTCGTTCACGAAGCGCCGCAGCTTGTACTCGACCTGGGGCTGCGGCGGGCCGTCCGGGTTGCGCAGCGGACGGTAGATCAGTTCGTGCGCCTCGCGGAGCTGGTCGGCGGGCAACTCCCCTTCGTACGCCGCGTACTGGGAAGCGTCCGCGCCCGCGAGGTCGCCGAAGACGAAGGCGCCGATCATGTAGTTGTGCGGGACGCAGGCCAGGTCGCCGGCGGCGTAGAGGCGGGGGACGGTGGTGCGGGCGTGGTCGTCGACCCGTACCCCCGAGGCGGAGTGGCCGCCGCACAGGCCGATCTCGGAGATGTGCATCTCGATGTCGTGGGTGCGGTAGTCGTGGCCGCGGCCCGCGTGGAACGTCCCGCGCGTGGGCCGCTCCGTGGAGTGCAGGATCGACTCCAACGCCGAGACCGACTCCTCGGGGAGGTGGCTGAGCTTGAGGTAGACCGGCCCCCGGTCGGACGCCACCTCCGCCGCGAACTCCGCCATCATCTGGCCGGACCAGTAGTCGGAGTCGACGAAGCGTTCGCCGTGCCGGTTGACCTGGTAGCCGCCGAAGGGGTTGGCGACGTAGGCGCAGGCGGGGCCGTTGTAGTCCTTGATCAGCGGGTTGATCTGGAAGCACTCGATGCCGGTGAGCTCGGCGCCCGCGTGGTAGGCCATGGCGTAGCCGTCACCCGCGTTGGTGGGGTTCTCGTAGGTGCCGTAGAGGTAGCCGGAGGCGGGCAGGCCGAGACGGCCGCAGGCGCCGGTCGCGAGGATGACCGCGCCCGCGCGGACCGTCACGAAGGCGCCCGTGCGGGTGTTGAAGCCGACCGCTCCCACGGCCCGCCCGTCGTCGAGCGCCGTCAGCACCCGCACCGGCATCACCCGGTTCTCGATGCGGATCCGCTCCCGCATCTCGCGCCGCCGCAACTGCCGGTACAGGACCTTCTTGACGTCCTTGCCCTCCGGCATCGGCAGCACATAGGAGCCGGAGCGGTGGACCTGGCGGACCGCGTAGTCGCCGTGCTCGTCCTTCTCGAACTTCACGCCGTACGACTCCAGGCGCTGCACCATGCCGAAGCCGCGGGTGGCGGTCTGGCGGACGGTGGACTGGTCGACGATGCCGTCGTTGGCGCGGGTGATCTCGGCGACGTAGTCGTCGGGCTCGGCGCGGCCGGGGACGACCGCGTTGTTGACGCCGTCCATGCCCATGGCGAGGGCGCCGGAGTGCCGGACGTGGGCCTTCTCCAGGAGGATCACGTCGGCGCCGCGCTCGGCGGCGGTCAGCGCGGCCATGGTGCCTGCGGTGCCGCCGCCGATGACGAGGACGTCGCAGGAGAGTTCCTCGGCGTCGGTGAGGGCGGGGATCGCCAGGGGGGTGTTCGCGGGGCTGGTCACCGAGGGGCCTTTCAGGAACCGAGGGAGGACAGGACGTCGCGCCGCAGCGCGAGCCGCGCCGGGTCGTCGCGCGCGGTGCGGTCGCGGGGGCGCGGCACCTCGCGTACGGCGGTGAGGCGGCCGTTGCCGAGGAGCGCGACGCGATCGCCGAGGAAGAGGGCCTCGTCGACGTCGTGGGTGACGAAGACGACGGTCGCGCCCGTGCCGTGCAGCACCTCCACGAGCAGGTCCTGCATGCCGGCGCGGGTCTGGGCGTCGAGGGCGCCGAACGGCTCGTCCATCAGCACCGCGCGCGGCCGGCCGGCCAGCGCCCGGGCCAGCTGGGCGCGCTGGCGCTGGCCCCCGGAGACGCGGTGCGGCAGTTGGCGGGACTGTTCGCCGAGCCCGACGCGGGCGAGCCAGGACTCGGCCTGTCGCCTGCGGTCGGTGCGCGCCGACCCCTGGATGGCGAGTGGGAGTTCGACGTTCGCCCGCAGGGTGCGCCAGGGCAGCAGGGCGTCCTCCTGGAAGACCAGGGCGCGGTCGGCGGACGGGCCCGTCAGCGGTCGGCCGTCCTGGTCGGCCTCGCCGTCGAGGGGTGCCAGCAGCCCGGCCAGCGTGCGCAGCAGCGTCGACTTGCCGCAGCCGGACGGTCCGACGACGGTGAGGATCTCGCCGGGGGCGACGTCGAGGTCGACGCCGGTGACGGCGGGGGCGCCGGGGCGGCCGAGGGTGGCGGCGCGGAGGGTGAGACGGGTGCCGCGGGCGGTCGTCCTGACGGATGCCTCGGTGGACGCGGAGTTCCCCGTGACTGCCTCAGACGAGGTGCTCATCGCGTGCCTCCTCGGTCGTGGAACCGGTCTTCGGAGCGGGCGCGGCGGACTCGCGCTGCCGTGCGGAAGGCACCGCGCGGACGTTCCGCGGTCGGCCTCCGGTGGCGTACGACGTCCGGGGCAGCCAGCGGGTCAGGCGGCGGCCCAGCAGTTCCACTGCCGTGGAGGTGAGCCAGCCGAGGACGCCGATGGTGACCATGCCGACGAAGACGCCCGGGTAGTCGACGACGGTGTAGTCCTGCCAGGTGCGGTAGCCGACGCCGTACTGGCCGGAGATCATCTCGGCGGAGATCACACAGATCCACGAGACGCCGATGCCGACCGACAGCCCGCCGAAGATGCCGGGCAGCGCACCCGGCAGGACGACCGAGCCGAGGACCCGCCACCGCCCGCCGCCCATCGTCAGCACCGCCTCCTCCCACACGGGCGTGAGCGCCCGGACCGCGTGCCGGGTGGAGACCAGGACGGGGAAGTAGGCGGCGGTGAAGGTGATGAAGACGATGCCCTGTTCGTTGGAGGGGAACAGGAGGATGGCGACGGGTACGAGGGCGATGGCCGGGATCGGGCGGACGACCTCCAGCACCGGCCCGAGCAGGTCCTCGGCGAGCCGGGAGCGCGCCACGAGCACGCCCGTCGCCACGCCGAGCACCGCCGCCAGCAGGAAGCCGCTGAGGATGCGGGTCAGGCTGTCGGTGAGGTCGGTCCAGAAGTCGGGCCCGGCCAGCCGGTCGGCGAAGGCGTGGGCCACGTCGGTGACCGTGGGGAACTGCGAGAAGCGCAGCCACAGGTCGATGTCGAGGCTGGTCAGCGCCTGCCACACCCCGAGGGCGACCACCAGGGAGGCCACCCGCAGGGCGTACCGGCCGGCGAGGGGCAGCGGCCGGCTCACGACGCCCGCTCCAGCGCGTCGGCGTACGTCACCACGCGGGCACCGCCGTGCTCGGCGACGTACGTCTTCGCGGTCGCCGGTGCGACGAAGGGCAGCAGCTTGTCGCCGTCGGCCACCCAGACCGCCTTGTCGGCGAACCAGAGGGTGCCCGTGGTGGCGTCGGGGACGTAGGCGGCGCGGATGCCGTCCTGGTGGGCCGAGACGTACGCGAGGAGTTCGGCGGGCGTCTTGAAGGCGCGGGTCGCG includes:
- a CDS encoding ABC transporter permease, producing MSRPLPLAGRYALRVASLVVALGVWQALTSLDIDLWLRFSQFPTVTDVAHAFADRLAGPDFWTDLTDSLTRILSGFLLAAVLGVATGVLVARSRLAEDLLGPVLEVVRPIPAIALVPVAILLFPSNEQGIVFITFTAAYFPVLVSTRHAVRALTPVWEEAVLTMGGGRWRVLGSVVLPGALPGIFGGLSVGIGVSWICVISAEMISGQYGVGYRTWQDYTVVDYPGVFVGMVTIGVLGWLTSTAVELLGRRLTRWLPRTSYATGGRPRNVRAVPSARQRESAAPAPKTGSTTEEARDEHLV
- the recQ gene encoding DNA helicase RecQ; its protein translation is MGGMGGISEMPGVTEVAGPAGAAGSEALAALHRVFGYDAFRGEQEAVIEHVVAGGDAVVLMPTGGGKSLCYQIPSLVRPGTGIVVSPLIALMQDQVDALRALGVRAGFMNSTQDFDERRVVEAEFLAGELDLLYLAPERLRLDSTLDLLSRGKIAVFAIDEAHCVSQWGHDFRPDYLALSLLGERWPDVPRIALTATATHATHQEITQRLNMPAARHFVASFDRPNIQYRIVPKADPKKQLLSFLRQEHEGDAGIVYCLSRKSVDATAEFLAKNGIEAVPYHAGLDAGTRAAHQSRFLREDGLVVVATIAFGMGIDKPDVRFVAHLDLPKSVEGYYQETGRAGRDGLPSTAWMAYGLNDVIQQRKMIQSSEGDEAFRRRAAAHLDSMLALCETAQCRRGQLLNYFGQEPDPVGCGNCDTCLTPPETWDGTIAAQKVLSTVVRLQRERGQKFGAVQIVDILLGRRTAKVIQFDHDQLSVFGIGEELTEAEWRGVVRQLLAQGLLAVEGEYGTLTLTEASGAVLRREREVPLRKEPKKPTVAKTPGSSSSSGRGKSKPAAVELPEALLPAFEALRAWRAEQAKEQGVPAYVIFHDATLREIVTVWPTSVGQLGEVGGVGEKKLATYGEGVLAVLAGMGEPTAEAQKADDGAAPEPDDWPEMDEEPEPDWT
- a CDS encoding ABC transporter ATP-binding protein; this translates as MSTSSEAVTGNSASTEASVRTTARGTRLTLRAATLGRPGAPAVTGVDLDVAPGEILTVVGPSGCGKSTLLRTLAGLLAPLDGEADQDGRPLTGPSADRALVFQEDALLPWRTLRANVELPLAIQGSARTDRRRQAESWLARVGLGEQSRQLPHRVSGGQRQRAQLARALAGRPRAVLMDEPFGALDAQTRAGMQDLLVEVLHGTGATVVFVTHDVDEALFLGDRVALLGNGRLTAVREVPRPRDRTARDDPARLALRRDVLSSLGS
- the nuoN gene encoding NADH-quinone oxidoreductase subunit NuoN; translated protein: MSATAVHSLWTTAADPISKIDAPKIEYGQLSPTLIVVGAAIVGVLVEAFVPRKQRYYVQVFLSAVALAAAFAAVVALAADGYATTKAGIAAMGAIAVDGPALFLQGTILLAGLVGLFTFAERRLDPEAHGNRVDSFAAQAASVPGSDSEKAAVKAGFTTTEVFPLLLFAVAGMLIFPAANDLLTLFVALEVFSLPLYLMCALARRKRLMSQEAAVKYFLLGAFASAFTLFGIALLYGYAGSVSYATIAQVVDGTVTNVDPALADTMGNDALLLIGGAMIVMGLLFKVGAVPFHMWTPDVYQGAPTPVTGFMAAATKVAAFGALLRLLYVVLPGLRWDWRPVMWGVAIVTMLGGAIVAITQTDIKRLLAYSSIAHAGFILAGVIATTPDGVSSVLFYLAAYSFVTIGAFAVVTLVRDAGGEATHLSKWAGLGRRSPLVAAVFAVFLLAFAGIPLTSGFAGKFAVFKAAAEGGAAPLVVVGVISSAIAAFFYIRVIVLMFFSEPRPEGPTVAVPSPLTMTAIGVGVAVTLVLGVAPQYFLDLANQAGVFVR
- a CDS encoding fumarate reductase/succinate dehydrogenase flavoprotein subunit encodes the protein MTSPANTPLAIPALTDAEELSCDVLVIGGGTAGTMAALTAAERGADVILLEKAHVRHSGALAMGMDGVNNAVVPGRAEPDDYVAEITRANDGIVDQSTVRQTATRGFGMVQRLESYGVKFEKDEHGDYAVRQVHRSGSYVLPMPEGKDVKKVLYRQLRRREMRERIRIENRVMPVRVLTALDDGRAVGAVGFNTRTGAFVTVRAGAVILATGACGRLGLPASGYLYGTYENPTNAGDGYAMAYHAGAELTGIECFQINPLIKDYNGPACAYVANPFGGYQVNRHGERFVDSDYWSGQMMAEFAAEVASDRGPVYLKLSHLPEESVSALESILHSTERPTRGTFHAGRGHDYRTHDIEMHISEIGLCGGHSASGVRVDDHARTTVPRLYAAGDLACVPHNYMIGAFVFGDLAGADASQYAAYEGELPADQLREAHELIYRPLRNPDGPPQPQVEYKLRRFVNDYVAPPKSGARLSLALESFERMRDDIAAMGARTPHELMRCAEVSFIRDCAEMAARASLARTESRWGLYHDRLDHPRRDDASWFHHLDLHKSPSGAMEFTARPVAPYLVPVEEFTPTGGPSRHLGEVHPEDVATAGSRDRAPVAAGVAVAAGVAVAEDSGPDPSDRHPGLDARPAAEHSATRLLELVALAEEEPELHALRPYLTDPAAAVRREAVAVLTETLPPGTGPALADALRDPAVEVRAAAAASLRELVEALPPEPALREGLAVALREPDPVVRAAALDVLRALRLGDTALFTGSLTDDDIAVRIEAVRALVSVDAAEELARAATSDPSREVRVTFAKALATVSTGRLDVVLPALATLTADADALVRGAAYAALGTTGCPGPLAERAVAALADATWQVRSGAATALSGAEADTAVPALAKALTDPNADVRKAAVMALTRHRATEAARAALATATADSDADVRAYASRAL